One Defluviimonas aquaemixtae DNA window includes the following coding sequences:
- a CDS encoding DMT family transporter, with translation MAEVVQNNIRGVLLALAAMGIFATHDVVVKTLGATYSPVQIVFFAALLSFPLVSVILLYDAKEASLRPRHPWWVLLRTGCTVVTGVSAFYAFSTLPLAQVYVILFASPLLITVLAIPILGETVRFRRWAAVIVGLIGVLIVMRPGEADLSMGHLAALAAAICGATASVIVRKIGADERSVVLLMFPMMGSFLAMGLVLPFVYRPMPVEHLGLLGVIAVFGLIGSFLVILAYRAGEAVVVAPMQYSQILWATGYGYFLFSERLDRATVIGAAVIIASGLYIVFRESRAGASEHRPVTETRGRNETVTTPRSSVLQRVLRGRLKAAE, from the coding sequence ATGGCTGAAGTCGTCCAGAACAACATACGCGGGGTGCTTCTGGCGCTGGCGGCGATGGGCATTTTCGCGACCCATGACGTCGTCGTCAAAACGCTCGGCGCGACCTATTCCCCGGTCCAGATCGTGTTCTTCGCCGCGCTTCTGAGCTTTCCTCTCGTCTCGGTCATCCTGCTTTACGATGCGAAAGAGGCGAGCCTGCGCCCGCGCCATCCGTGGTGGGTTCTCCTGCGTACGGGCTGCACGGTGGTTACCGGCGTGTCGGCCTTCTACGCATTTTCGACGCTGCCCCTCGCGCAGGTCTACGTAATCCTGTTCGCGTCGCCCCTGTTGATCACGGTCCTCGCCATCCCGATCCTTGGCGAGACTGTGCGGTTCCGGCGCTGGGCGGCGGTGATCGTCGGGCTGATCGGCGTCCTGATCGTGATGCGGCCGGGAGAGGCGGATCTCTCGATGGGACATCTGGCGGCGCTCGCGGCGGCGATCTGCGGCGCGACGGCTTCGGTCATCGTGCGCAAGATCGGTGCCGACGAACGCTCGGTCGTGCTCTTGATGTTTCCGATGATGGGGAGTTTCCTCGCGATGGGTCTCGTGCTGCCCTTCGTGTATCGGCCGATGCCAGTAGAGCATCTGGGGCTTCTTGGCGTGATCGCGGTCTTCGGCCTGATCGGCTCGTTCCTCGTGATCCTCGCTTATCGGGCGGGCGAGGCGGTGGTCGTGGCGCCGATGCAGTACTCGCAGATACTCTGGGCGACCGGCTACGGCTACTTTCTGTTCTCCGAGCGCCTAGACCGCGCGACCGTGATCGGTGCGGCGGTGATCATCGCCTCGGGTCTCTACATCGTTTTCCGCGAAAGTCGCGCGGGCGCGTCGGAGCACCGCCCGGTGACCGAGACGCGCGGGCGCAACGAGACCGTGACCACACCGCGGTCGAGCGTGTTGCAGCGCGTCCTGCGCGGGCGGCTCAAGGCGGCAGAATGA
- the thpR gene encoding RNA 2',3'-cyclic phosphodiesterase, which translates to MRAFLAIPLPDAVADALEDLQAELPVGRIVPRENLHLTLAFLGEEPEGVIESVHEALLQFRANVFDLELAGLGTLGGRAPAILHIAAARSGSLRDLHVRLRNRIHGTGLMLARERFAPHVTLARFRRNISSSDLARLGHFLALRADTRLAPFPVAHFSLFRSMLGSGPPVYEELARYPLEVSGASDAP; encoded by the coding sequence ATGCGCGCCTTCCTCGCCATCCCGCTGCCCGACGCGGTCGCCGACGCGCTCGAGGATCTACAGGCCGAGCTTCCCGTCGGCCGCATCGTGCCGCGCGAGAACCTGCACCTCACGCTCGCGTTTCTTGGCGAGGAGCCCGAGGGCGTGATCGAAAGCGTCCACGAGGCGCTTCTGCAATTCCGCGCGAACGTATTCGATCTCGAGCTTGCCGGGCTCGGCACACTTGGCGGACGCGCTCCGGCGATCCTTCACATCGCGGCTGCGCGCAGCGGGTCACTCCGCGACCTTCACGTACGTCTCCGGAACCGGATACACGGCACGGGTCTGATGCTCGCGCGGGAACGGTTCGCGCCGCATGTGACGCTCGCCCGGTTTCGACGCAACATCTCATCGAGCGACCTCGCGCGGCTCGGCCACTTCCTAGCCTTGCGCGCCGACACCCGGCTCGCGCCCTTCCCGGTCGCGCATTTCTCGCTCTTCCGCTCGATGCTCGGCTCCGGACCGCCGGTCTACGAGGAGCTTGCGCGCTACCCGCTCGAAGTGTCGGGCGCGAGCGACGCGCCGTAG
- a CDS encoding MFS transporter: MRAGLMVLVAGYVLSQFYRAFLAVLTPVLGAEIGAQPSDLALSSGIWFLVFALMQMPVGAALDRLGPRMTASVLLGLGGGGGALVFALADGPVAVHLAMALIGIGCSPVLMASYYIFARIYQPELFGTLAGAMIGAGSLGNILGAAPLAWLVEAVGWRETLFGLAVVTAGVALALYLFVRDPDRLEAPSGGRGSVRDLLRLPGFWALLPLMAVAYAPAAAIRGLWAGPYLAEVFGADALAIGRSTLVMALAMVAGSFVYGPLDRVFRTRKWVVVAGNMLAAICLAALAAIPSAGFWTATALLAALGLFGASFPVIMAHGRAFFPPHLIGRGVTFMNMFGIGGAGVLQFASGPFHRTVASGALAPETSFSALFLFFLVPLLIGVALYLFSRASVD, from the coding sequence ATGCGGGCGGGATTGATGGTTCTGGTGGCGGGCTATGTGCTCAGCCAGTTCTACCGCGCCTTCCTCGCGGTGCTCACGCCGGTCCTTGGCGCGGAAATAGGGGCACAGCCGAGTGACCTCGCGCTGTCCTCGGGCATATGGTTCCTGGTCTTCGCGCTGATGCAGATGCCGGTCGGCGCCGCGCTCGACCGGCTCGGGCCGAGGATGACGGCGTCGGTCCTGCTCGGCCTCGGCGGGGGGGGCGGCGCGCTGGTCTTCGCTCTCGCGGACGGCCCGGTGGCGGTCCATCTCGCGATGGCGCTGATCGGGATCGGCTGCTCGCCCGTGCTCATGGCTTCCTATTACATCTTCGCGCGAATCTACCAGCCGGAGCTGTTCGGAACATTGGCCGGCGCGATGATCGGTGCGGGATCACTCGGCAACATTCTCGGCGCCGCGCCGCTCGCCTGGCTTGTCGAAGCGGTCGGCTGGCGCGAAACGCTGTTCGGGCTCGCGGTGGTCACGGCGGGCGTCGCGCTCGCGCTCTACCTCTTCGTGCGCGACCCCGACCGGCTCGAAGCGCCGAGCGGGGGGCGCGGATCGGTGCGCGATCTCTTGCGCCTCCCGGGGTTCTGGGCGCTCCTCCCACTGATGGCGGTCGCCTACGCGCCGGCGGCGGCGATAAGGGGTCTGTGGGCGGGACCATATCTCGCGGAGGTCTTCGGCGCGGACGCGCTTGCGATCGGTCGCTCAACGCTCGTTATGGCGCTCGCGATGGTTGCGGGCAGTTTCGTCTACGGGCCGCTCGACAGGGTATTCCGGACGCGGAAATGGGTGGTCGTCGCGGGCAACATGCTGGCCGCGATCTGCCTTGCCGCGCTCGCGGCTATCCCCTCCGCCGGGTTCTGGACCGCGACGGCGCTGCTTGCGGCGCTCGGGCTCTTTGGGGCGTCTTTTCCGGTCATCATGGCGCATGGAAGGGCGTTCTTTCCGCCGCATCTGATCGGGCGCGGCGTGACGTTCATGAACATGTTCGGCATCGGCGGCGCGGGGGTTCTGCAATTCGCGTCGGGCCCCTTCCACCGGACCGTCGCGTCGGGGGCGTTGGCCCCGGAGACATCGTTCAGCGCGCTCTTTCTCTTCTTCCTCGTGCCATTGCTGATCGGTGTGGCGCTCTACCTCTTCAGCCGTGCCTCCGTGGACTAG
- a CDS encoding glycosyltransferase family 4 protein: protein MAPDIDATEVIAPNLKRRLSGVTATIVRLVPLQSKLIGIVASGPGLPDHVPHIPLSRCFVLPRDRERVWHARRNIEMLLGIVLRGLFRRRLSLLFTSASQRRHTGYSRWLIGQMDGLIATSNKSAAYLERAPVVILHGIDTKGFSPAGDRAAVRRKLGLPEDHMILGCYGRIRAQKGTDAFVEAAFSLLPERPDVTALVMGRATEGHEGFLTGLKEKVAAAGLSERIRFLPEVPVHAMADWYRALDLYVAPQRWEGFGLTPIEAMACGVPVVATRVGAFEEIVVQGETGALVPAGDIPAIAAAAAPYLDDAELRMKAGEASLARVREKFSIEREAAAIVDVYRRLLEGERW, encoded by the coding sequence ATGGCCCCCGACATCGACGCCACCGAGGTGATCGCGCCGAACCTGAAGCGGCGGCTGTCGGGCGTGACGGCGACGATCGTGCGGCTGGTGCCGTTGCAGTCAAAACTGATCGGCATCGTGGCCAGCGGACCGGGTCTGCCGGACCACGTGCCGCACATTCCGCTCTCGCGGTGCTTCGTTCTGCCGCGCGACCGGGAGAGAGTGTGGCACGCCCGGCGCAATATCGAGATGCTTCTGGGGATCGTGCTTCGCGGGCTCTTCCGGCGGCGGCTGAGTCTCTTGTTCACCTCTGCCTCGCAGCGCAGACACACCGGCTATAGCCGGTGGCTGATCGGCCAGATGGATGGCTTGATCGCCACGTCGAACAAGTCTGCCGCTTATCTCGAGCGCGCGCCAGTCGTGATTCTGCACGGAATCGACACCAAGGGATTCTCACCGGCTGGGGACCGCGCGGCTGTGCGGCGGAAGCTGGGGTTGCCGGAAGACCACATGATCCTTGGTTGCTATGGCCGTATCCGGGCGCAAAAGGGCACGGATGCCTTCGTCGAGGCCGCCTTCTCTCTGCTGCCGGAACGGCCGGATGTGACTGCGCTGGTGATGGGCCGCGCGACCGAGGGGCATGAGGGGTTCCTGACCGGGCTGAAGGAGAAGGTCGCGGCGGCAGGGCTCTCTGAGCGCATCCGCTTCCTGCCCGAAGTGCCGGTGCACGCGATGGCGGACTGGTACCGCGCTCTCGATCTCTATGTCGCGCCTCAGCGCTGGGAGGGGTTCGGGCTGACGCCGATCGAGGCGATGGCATGCGGCGTGCCAGTCGTGGCGACGCGGGTCGGCGCCTTCGAGGAGATCGTCGTGCAGGGCGAGACCGGGGCGCTGGTGCCTGCCGGCGATATTCCTGCCATTGCGGCGGCGGCCGCGCCTTATCTTGACGACGCGGAGCTGCGCATGAAGGCGGGCGAGGCGTCGCTGGCGCGCGTGCGCGAGAAATTCAGTATTGAGCGCGAGGCGGCGGCTATAGTGGACGTCTATCGCCGCCTTCTGGAGGGAGAGCGCTGGTGA
- a CDS encoding glycosyltransferase family 29 protein, protein MTRAGFYLARTLRRERPLVAMSVPRADLMAQLRDKRVALVGNARSLADRAEGIEIDAADLVIRINRAPMPASRTHGRRTDWLALATSIGPEDLDRIRPKRILWMSHKRKRLPWPVATSTGFYLHPVSEFTRLRAGLRAPPTTGLMMIDLLAMSGLASLRLHGFDFFSSLSLTGSRSADQVPHDFNAERAFVEDLMVRDARITLAGA, encoded by the coding sequence GTGACACGGGCCGGTTTTTATCTCGCACGGACACTCAGGCGGGAGAGGCCGCTTGTCGCAATGTCGGTGCCGCGGGCTGACCTGATGGCGCAGCTTCGGGACAAGCGCGTGGCTTTGGTCGGCAATGCGCGGTCGCTCGCAGACCGGGCCGAGGGGATCGAGATAGACGCGGCCGATCTGGTGATCCGGATCAACCGTGCACCGATGCCCGCGTCGCGTACGCATGGTAGGCGAACCGACTGGCTTGCGCTCGCCACCTCGATCGGGCCCGAGGATCTCGACCGGATCCGGCCCAAACGCATCCTTTGGATGTCGCACAAGCGCAAGCGCCTGCCTTGGCCGGTGGCGACCTCCACGGGGTTCTACCTTCATCCGGTTTCCGAGTTCACGCGCCTGCGTGCTGGGCTCCGGGCGCCGCCGACGACGGGATTGATGATGATCGACCTTCTGGCGATGAGCGGGCTCGCCTCGCTCAGGCTGCACGGCTTCGACTTTTTCTCCTCGCTGTCGCTGACCGGCTCGCGCAGCGCCGATCAGGTTCCGCACGACTTCAACGCCGAACGTGCGTTCGTGGAGGATCTGATGGTGCGCGATGCGCGGATCACTCTGGCCGGGGCGTAA
- a CDS encoding aspartate-semialdehyde dehydrogenase, which produces MGYKVVVAGATGNVGREMLNILAEREFPVDEIAALASRKSLGTEVSFGDKTLKTKDIEGFDFTGWDIALFAIGSDATKKYAPIAAKQGCVVIDNSSLYRYDPEIPLVVPEVNPEAVERYKTKNIIANPNCSTAQMVVALKPLHDRAKIKRVVVSTYQSVSGAGKEGIDELWDQTKSIYNPTEEHQPKKFTKQIAFNVIPHIDVFMEDGQTKEEWKMVAETKKIVDPKIKITATCVRVPVFVGHSEAVNIEFEDFLDEDEARDILREAPGVMVVDKRENGGYVTPIECVGDYATFISRIRQDSTIENGLNLWCVSDNLRKGAALNAVQIAETLGNRCLKKG; this is translated from the coding sequence ATGGGCTACAAGGTGGTTGTCGCCGGCGCCACGGGGAATGTGGGCCGCGAAATGCTGAACATCCTCGCCGAACGGGAATTCCCTGTCGACGAGATCGCAGCGCTTGCCAGCCGCAAGTCGCTCGGCACTGAAGTCAGCTTTGGCGATAAGACCCTGAAAACCAAGGATATCGAGGGTTTCGACTTCACCGGATGGGACATCGCCTTGTTCGCCATCGGCTCGGACGCCACGAAGAAATACGCGCCGATCGCGGCCAAGCAGGGCTGCGTCGTGATCGACAATTCCTCGCTCTACCGCTACGACCCGGAGATCCCGCTCGTGGTGCCGGAGGTGAACCCCGAGGCCGTCGAGCGGTACAAGACCAAGAACATCATCGCAAACCCCAACTGCTCGACCGCACAGATGGTGGTCGCGCTTAAGCCCTTGCACGACCGCGCGAAGATCAAGCGCGTCGTCGTCTCGACCTATCAGTCAGTGTCGGGTGCCGGAAAGGAAGGCATCGACGAGCTTTGGGACCAAACCAAGTCGATCTACAATCCGACCGAAGAGCACCAGCCCAAGAAGTTCACCAAGCAGATCGCCTTCAACGTGATCCCGCACATTGACGTCTTCATGGAGGACGGCCAGACCAAGGAAGAGTGGAAGATGGTCGCCGAGACGAAGAAGATCGTCGATCCGAAGATCAAGATCACCGCGACCTGCGTCCGCGTGCCGGTCTTCGTCGGCCATTCCGAGGCGGTGAACATCGAGTTCGAGGATTTCCTCGACGAGGACGAGGCGCGCGACATCCTGCGCGAGGCGCCGGGCGTCATGGTCGTCGACAAGCGTGAGAACGGCGGCTACGTCACGCCAATCGAATGCGTCGGTGACTACGCGACCTTCATCAGCCGCATCCGGCAGGATTCGACCATCGAGAACGGTCTGAACCTGTGGTGCGTGTCGGACAACCTGCGCAAGGGCGCGGCGCTGAACGCGGTGCAGATCGCCGAGACGCTTGGCAATCGCTGCCTGAAGAAGGGCTGA
- a CDS encoding tetratricopeptide repeat protein, with the protein MPLRRTPFLVALLACAASLHSAPSLAVGGSYYGGSHNDTPRQAAPSYTRAESYVAQRDYDAATRELSALVQAEPRNADAWNLLGYSSRRLRNYVAADAAYARALDLNPNHLGALEYQGELFILMRRYDAAKANLTRLFDLCGACEEHGDLQQALVRAGQSATGAKRLKAPGS; encoded by the coding sequence ATGCCTCTCCGCCGCACGCCGTTCCTCGTGGCGCTTCTCGCCTGTGCCGCGTCATTGCACTCCGCCCCGTCGCTCGCGGTCGGCGGCAGCTACTACGGCGGCAGCCACAATGACACGCCGCGCCAGGCCGCACCGAGCTATACGCGCGCCGAGTCCTATGTCGCGCAACGCGACTACGACGCCGCGACACGCGAACTCAGCGCACTGGTGCAGGCCGAGCCGCGGAACGCCGATGCCTGGAACCTTCTGGGCTATTCCAGCCGCCGGCTGCGCAACTACGTCGCCGCCGATGCGGCGTATGCGCGGGCGCTGGACCTGAATCCCAACCATCTCGGCGCACTGGAGTACCAGGGCGAACTGTTCATCCTCATGCGCCGCTACGATGCGGCCAAAGCCAATCTGACGCGGCTCTTCGACCTTTGCGGCGCATGCGAGGAACATGGCGATCTTCAACAGGCGCTTGTTCGCGCCGGCCAATCAGCGACCGGCGCGAAGCGCCTCAAGGCGCCCGGGTCCTAA
- a CDS encoding tetratricopeptide repeat protein has protein sequence MIETPRRASLAAAAVAALMFSCLPALSAGSGGSDSATNTSRPNYAEAQAAVDSGSYVQALRILAGVVKAEPRNADAWNLMGYASRKMNRLDEADRYYATALRIDPRHMGALEYQGELFLERGDVDRARQNLSMLRGLCRTCDEYKDLIAAFDAAGQS, from the coding sequence ATGATTGAAACTCCCCGCCGCGCATCTCTCGCGGCCGCCGCAGTTGCCGCGCTGATGTTCTCTTGCCTACCCGCTCTCTCTGCCGGCAGCGGCGGCAGCGACAGCGCGACGAACACTTCTCGCCCGAACTATGCGGAAGCCCAAGCCGCCGTCGATTCCGGCAGCTACGTCCAGGCCCTCAGGATACTCGCCGGCGTAGTGAAGGCTGAACCGCGCAATGCCGATGCCTGGAACCTGATGGGCTATGCAAGCCGAAAGATGAACCGGCTGGACGAAGCCGACCGCTACTACGCAACGGCGCTTAGAATCGATCCCCGGCATATGGGCGCGCTGGAGTATCAGGGCGAGCTGTTCCTCGAGCGCGGCGACGTCGACCGCGCGCGGCAGAACCTGAGCATGCTGCGCGGGCTTTGCCGGACCTGCGATGAATATAAGGACCTGATCGCTGCCTTCGACGCAGCCGGGCAAAGCTGA
- a CDS encoding DUF3240 family protein — MQTHKAKRVEIIIEAPLERRLTDAITAADVSGFTILPVRGGSGRSGRWSREGQVSTAGGMVAVVCIIRPERLDTLLEAAFSVVERHIGVVSVTDCEVLRAERF; from the coding sequence ATGCAGACACACAAGGCCAAACGCGTCGAGATCATCATCGAAGCGCCGCTCGAGCGCCGCCTGACCGACGCGATCACCGCCGCGGACGTATCCGGCTTCACCATCCTGCCGGTGCGCGGCGGGTCCGGCCGCTCGGGCCGCTGGAGCCGCGAGGGTCAGGTCTCGACCGCGGGAGGCATGGTCGCCGTCGTCTGCATCATCCGGCCCGAGCGTCTGGACACGCTGCTCGAAGCGGCTTTCTCGGTGGTCGAACGCCACATCGGCGTGGTTTCGGTCACCGATTGCGAGGTGCTCCGCGCCGAGCGGTTCTGA
- a CDS encoding sodium-dependent bicarbonate transport family permease: protein MDAILSVMAQNLVSPIILSFALGLLAAVARSSLSVPEAAAKALSIYLLFAIGFKGGASVAAHGLDWTLGFALIAGLALSLVIPVIAFALLRGLTRLSAVDAAAVAGHYGSISIVTFVSATAILTSRAIGHEGYMVAVAAAMEAPAIVAALWLAARSGTGVKMDWELWREVLLNGSIVLLVGAFVIGAITGERGLAEIESFIVSPFKGVLCLFLLDMGLVAGRGLKQARGVLSGGAVVFAVLMPLVGAALALPVGMVLGLSAGGVALFMTLAASASYIAVPAAMRVALPEANPSIYLTLSLGVTFPFNLALGIPLYVTVAERLSGG from the coding sequence ATGGACGCCATTCTTTCCGTGATGGCGCAGAACCTCGTCTCGCCCATCATCCTAAGCTTCGCGCTGGGGCTTCTCGCCGCCGTCGCACGGTCGAGCCTCTCGGTTCCTGAGGCCGCCGCGAAGGCGCTGTCGATCTATCTTCTCTTCGCCATCGGCTTCAAGGGCGGCGCGAGCGTCGCCGCGCACGGGCTCGACTGGACGCTCGGGTTCGCGCTCATCGCGGGCCTTGCGCTCAGCTTGGTGATTCCGGTCATCGCCTTCGCGCTCCTGCGCGGTCTCACGCGCCTTTCCGCGGTCGACGCGGCGGCGGTCGCGGGCCACTACGGTTCGATCTCGATCGTCACCTTCGTCTCGGCGACCGCGATCCTCACCAGCCGCGCGATCGGCCACGAAGGCTATATGGTCGCCGTCGCCGCCGCGATGGAGGCGCCCGCCATCGTCGCCGCCCTCTGGCTCGCGGCGCGGTCGGGAACCGGCGTGAAGATGGACTGGGAACTCTGGCGCGAAGTCCTGCTCAATGGCTCGATCGTGCTTCTCGTCGGCGCTTTCGTGATCGGCGCGATTACCGGCGAGCGCGGGCTAGCCGAAATCGAGAGCTTCATCGTCTCGCCGTTCAAGGGGGTGCTCTGCCTCTTCCTTCTGGACATGGGACTCGTCGCGGGGCGCGGGCTGAAACAGGCGCGCGGCGTCCTCTCCGGCGGCGCCGTCGTCTTCGCGGTTCTCATGCCGCTCGTCGGCGCAGCGCTCGCGCTGCCTGTGGGCATGGTGCTCGGCCTCAGCGCGGGCGGCGTGGCGCTTTTCATGACGCTCGCCGCCTCGGCCTCCTACATCGCCGTGCCCGCCGCGATGCGGGTGGCGCTGCCCGAGGCCAATCCCTCAATCTACCTGACGCTCTCGCTCGGCGTCACCTTCCCGTTCAACCTCGCGCTCGGCATCCCGCTCTACGTCACGGTGGCCGAGCGCCTCAGCGGAGGCTGA
- a CDS encoding carbonic anhydrase, producing MEHAKPLPTYLVHRYHGWKATTWAENSAWYRRLAAEGQRPRAMVISCCDSRVHVTSIFGADQGEFFIHRNIASLVPPHNPDGEHHGTSAAVEYAVTTLKVAHMIVVGHSYCGGVQGCHDMCTGQAPALEEKTSFVGRWMDILRPGFERVKDLPEAERLRALEKEAVLVSLENLMTFPWLRTAVEAGEMTLHGLWNDIGEGGLEQYDPGSGKFVPI from the coding sequence ATGGAACATGCAAAGCCGCTGCCGACCTACTTGGTGCACCGCTACCATGGGTGGAAGGCGACGACGTGGGCCGAGAATAGCGCTTGGTACCGGCGCCTCGCAGCCGAGGGCCAGCGTCCGCGCGCGATGGTGATTTCCTGTTGCGACAGCCGCGTCCACGTCACCTCGATCTTCGGCGCGGATCAGGGCGAGTTCTTCATCCACCGCAACATCGCGAGTCTCGTGCCGCCGCACAACCCGGACGGCGAGCATCACGGCACCTCGGCGGCGGTGGAATATGCCGTCACCACGCTGAAAGTCGCGCATATGATCGTGGTGGGCCACTCCTATTGCGGCGGCGTGCAGGGCTGCCACGACATGTGCACCGGACAGGCGCCCGCTCTCGAGGAGAAGACGAGCTTCGTCGGCCGCTGGATGGACATACTGCGCCCCGGCTTCGAACGCGTGAAGGACCTGCCCGAAGCCGAACGTCTCCGTGCGCTCGAGAAAGAGGCGGTGCTCGTCAGCCTCGAGAACCTAATGACCTTCCCCTGGCTGCGCACCGCCGTCGAAGCCGGCGAGATGACGCTTCACGGTCTTTGGAACGATATCGGCGAGGGTGGATTGGAACAGTACGATCCCGGATCGGGCAAGTTCGTGCCGATCTGA
- a CDS encoding leucyl aminopeptidase family protein, translating to MPLSFAEASATTRPLHLVEADSAAGFLAGRTAAERAWLDAAGFQGALGKLVLLPGEGGAPSGAAFGLGNAADRARGRFHVARALGELPEGDWRLEGDVAAAGAEESALGWLLAQYRFTRYKSAKPSAARLVPPAGVDADLICAIAEGEALTRDLINTPASDMGPAELEAAATELAKGFGAEARVIRGDDLLTEGFPMIHAVGRASDRAPRLIDMRWGTEGPRLTLVGKGVCFDTGGLDIKPALSMGLMKKDMGGAATVLGLARMIMALGLKLRLRILIPAVENAVSGNAFRPQDVLTSRKGLTVEVNNTDAEGRLVLADALAFADEEVPDLIVSMATLTGAARVAVGPDLAPFYCDDEAIAGAILAAGAAVADPVWRMPFWTPYEALIEPTIADLDNAPAGGMAGSITAALFLRRFVTGTSRYVHFDIYGWQPKAEPARPKGGVGQGARAILAALPGIVGA from the coding sequence ATGCCGCTTTCCTTCGCCGAAGCCTCCGCCACGACCCGCCCGCTTCATCTGGTCGAGGCCGATAGCGCGGCCGGCTTTTTGGCGGGGCGCACGGCGGCCGAACGGGCGTGGCTGGATGCCGCCGGGTTCCAGGGCGCACTAGGCAAGCTCGTCCTGCTGCCGGGCGAGGGCGGCGCGCCGTCGGGCGCCGCGTTCGGCCTCGGCAACGCGGCGGACCGCGCGCGCGGGCGGTTTCACGTCGCCCGCGCCCTGGGCGAACTGCCCGAGGGTGACTGGCGGCTCGAAGGCGACGTCGCGGCGGCGGGGGCGGAGGAAAGCGCGCTCGGTTGGCTGCTCGCGCAGTATCGGTTCACGCGCTACAAGTCGGCGAAGCCCTCCGCCGCGCGGCTGGTCCCGCCCGCTGGCGTAGACGCCGACCTTATATGCGCCATCGCCGAGGGCGAGGCGCTGACGCGCGACCTGATCAACACGCCCGCCTCTGACATGGGACCCGCCGAGTTGGAGGCGGCGGCCACGGAGCTTGCAAAAGGCTTCGGCGCCGAGGCGCGCGTCATCCGGGGCGATGACCTGCTGACCGAGGGTTTTCCCATGATCCATGCGGTTGGTCGCGCCTCGGATCGGGCGCCGAGGCTCATCGACATGCGCTGGGGCACCGAGGGGCCTCGCCTGACGCTCGTCGGCAAAGGCGTGTGCTTCGACACCGGCGGGCTCGATATCAAGCCGGCGCTCTCGATGGGGCTGATGAAAAAGGACATGGGCGGGGCGGCAACAGTCCTCGGCCTCGCGCGAATGATCATGGCGCTAGGGTTGAAGCTCAGGCTGCGCATCCTGATCCCCGCGGTGGAGAACGCGGTCTCGGGCAATGCCTTCCGGCCGCAGGATGTCCTGACGAGCCGCAAAGGGCTGACGGTTGAGGTCAACAACACCGATGCCGAGGGGCGTTTGGTGCTGGCCGATGCACTCGCGTTCGCAGATGAAGAAGTTCCCGACCTGATCGTGTCGATGGCGACGCTCACAGGCGCGGCCCGGGTCGCCGTCGGCCCCGACCTCGCGCCCTTCTACTGCGATGACGAAGCCATTGCCGGAGCGATCCTCGCCGCGGGCGCGGCGGTGGCAGATCCGGTATGGCGGATGCCGTTCTGGACGCCCTACGAGGCGTTGATCGAACCCACGATAGCCGATCTCGACAATGCGCCTGCGGGGGGGATGGCGGGGTCCATCACCGCCGCGCTTTTCCTCAGGCGCTTCGTGACCGGAACCTCGCGATACGTCCATTTCGACATCTACGGCTGGCAGCCGAAGGCCGAGCCGGCGCGGCCCAAGGGCGGTGTCGGTCAAGGCGCGCGCGCGATCCTCGCTGCGCTGCCGGGGATCGTCGGCGCGTGA
- a CDS encoding C40 family peptidase, which yields MNDRRITPANGRVAHVSLQGLVKADRFVEGEHARIALSVADILDAPEGKRDRQLLFGDRARILERRAGWAFLQAAKDGYCGYVAEEALGTDGAATHWVSAPATHLYEAPDMKSRDLAMLSLGARLTARAEHERFVETDDGRFAPRVHLGREGERADDPAAVAESLIGTPYLWGGNSRSGIDCSGLVQAALLACGIACPGDSDLQEEALGRALPAGAPPVRGDLIFWKGHVAMAMSADTLIHANAHHMAVRLEGIGAAIARIEAQGEGQVRIVRRL from the coding sequence GTGAACGACCGGAGGATAACGCCCGCGAACGGGCGCGTGGCCCATGTCTCGCTCCAGGGCCTCGTCAAGGCTGATCGCTTCGTGGAGGGGGAGCACGCGCGGATCGCGCTGTCCGTCGCCGATATTCTAGACGCGCCAGAGGGCAAGCGCGACCGGCAGCTTTTGTTCGGCGACCGCGCGCGCATTCTCGAACGGCGGGCCGGCTGGGCGTTCCTCCAGGCGGCGAAGGACGGCTACTGTGGCTATGTTGCGGAAGAGGCGCTCGGTACCGACGGCGCGGCCACGCATTGGGTCAGTGCGCCGGCAACGCATCTTTACGAAGCGCCCGACATGAAGTCGCGCGACCTCGCGATGTTGAGCCTTGGCGCAAGGCTCACCGCCCGGGCGGAGCACGAGCGGTTCGTCGAGACCGACGACGGCCGCTTCGCGCCGCGCGTCCATCTCGGGCGCGAGGGCGAGAGAGCGGACGACCCCGCGGCGGTCGCTGAAAGCCTGATCGGAACGCCGTATCTCTGGGGCGGGAATTCCCGCTCGGGCATCGATTGTTCCGGTCTCGTTCAGGCTGCGCTTCTCGCTTGCGGGATAGCTTGTCCGGGCGACAGCGATCTGCAGGAGGAGGCGCTCGGACGTGCACTGCCCGCGGGCGCGCCGCCGGTCAGGGGTGATCTGATCTTCTGGAAGGGTCATGTCGCGATGGCAATGAGTGCTGACACGCTCATCCATGCCAACGCCCATCACATGGCAGTGCGGCTGGAAGGGATCGGCGCGGCCATTGCGCGCATCGAAGCACAGGGCGAGGGGCAGGTGCGCATCGTTAGGCGTCTTTGA